The sequence below is a genomic window from Paucibacter aquatile.
TACCAGCTGCCGCCCACGGTGATGAGCGCGATGACCTCGCGCATCAAGCTGCTCGGCCGCATGGATGTGGTGGAGCGCCGCCGGCCGCTGGATGGCCGCATCAAGACGCGCAATCCGGCTGGGGACGAGGTGGAAATGCGCCTCTCCACCTTGCCCACCGCTTTTGGCGAAAAGATGGTGATGCGGATCTTCGACCCCGACACCGCCGTCAAGGATTTGTCCATGCTGGGCTTTTCCAGCCACGACAGCGAGCGCTGGGAGAAGCTGGTGACCCAGGCCCACGGCATCATTCTGGTGACGGGCCCGACCGGCAGCGGCAAGACCACCACGCTGTACTCCACGCTCAAGCGCCTGGCGACCGACGAGGTCAATGTCTGCACCATCGAAGACCCGATCGAAATGATCGAGCCGGCCTTCAACCAGACCCAGGTGCAGACGGCCTTGGACTTCGGTTTCGCCGAGGGCCTGCGCGCCCTGATGCGCCAGGACCCGGACATCATCATGGTCGGCGAAATCCGCGACCTGGCCACGGCCGAGATGGCGATTCAGGCGGCGCTGACGGGCCATCTGGTCTTCAGCACCTTGCACACCAACGATGCCGCAGCGGCCATCACGCGGCTGACGGATCTGGGTGTGCCGTCCTATCTGATCAGCGCCACGGTGATTGGCGTGCTGGCCCAGCGTCTGGTGCGTACCTTGTGCAACCACTGCAAGGTGCCCGATCCCAGCGTCACCCGCGACACCTTGAACGATATGCTCAAGCACTGGCGCATGAACGGCGGCGTCAAACCCTACAAGCCGGTCGGTTGCCTGGAGTGCCGCAACACCGGCTACCGCGGTCGTGCGGGCTTGTACGAACTGTTGACGGTGGGCGAGACGGTCAAGTCGCATTTGCACCCCACACCCGACATCTCGGCCCTGCGCCGCCAGGCCATGCAGGAGGGCTTGCGGCCGCTGCGCCTGGCTGGCGCCATGAAGGTGGCCGAAGGTGTGACCACGCTGGAAGAGATCCTGCGCAGCACGCCGCAGTGGCAGACCTGAGGCGCAGGCCCAGCTCCAGCCCCAGCAGAGCCGCAATGGCGACCCGCAGCGATTACGTGTAAGCCACAAGCGCAGCGCTACAGGGGGCTCCCTAGAATCCCGCTTCATCGCAGCTAGAAGCAGAAAAAGGGATTCCCCATGAAGATCAAGAGTCAAAGAGACTTCTGGTCCGGGTTGATGTTTGTGCTGGTCGGGGTGGTGTTTGCCTGGGCCTCCACCGAGTACAACTTTGGCTCCTCCGCCCGGCCCGGCCCGGGCTACTTCCCCTTCGGCCTGGGGGTCTTGCTGGCCTTGCTGGGCGGCTTGGTGCTGTTCAAGGCCCTGACCTTGGAATCCGAAGGTGGCGACCCGATCGGCCCGGTGGCCTGGCGGCCCTTGCTGGTCATCACGGCTGCCATTGTGTTGTTTGGTCTGGCCTTGCCTCGCCTGGGTTTGCTGATGACCTTGCCCCTGGTGATCGTGCTGGCCGCTGCGGCCGGTGACGAATTCAGCTGGAAGGATGCGCTGCTCAGCACTGTGATTCTGACGGTGGGCAGCTGGGTCATCTTCGTCTGGGGCCTGAAGCTGGTGATCCCAGTCTGGCCCACCATCTTCGGCAACTGAGGACTCGCGCATGGACTTGCTGAACAATCTCGCGCTGGGTTTTCACACGGCGCTGACCCTACAGAACTTGCTTTACGCCTTTGGTGGCGCTTTGCTGGGCACCTTGATTGGCGTGCTCCCGGGCCTGGGCCCGGTGGCGACCATTGCCATGTTGCTGCCTTCGATCTACGCGCTGGACGCCACGCCTGCCTTGATCATGCTGGCCGGTATCTATTACGGTGCGCAATACGGTGGCTCGACCACGGCCATCCTGATCAATGTGCCGGGTGAATCGAGCTCGGTGGTGACCGCCATCGATGGCTACCAGATGGCTCGCCAGGGGCGCGCCGGTGCCGCATTGGCCGCCGCAGGCCTCGGTTCCTTCTTCGCGGGCTGTGTGGGCACGATCATCATCGCGGCCTTCGCGCCGCCGCTGACCGAGCTGGCCTTCAAGTTCGGCCCGGCTGAATACTTCTCACTGATGGTGCTGGGCTTGATCGGTGCCGTGGTCCTGGCTTCGGGTTCGCTGATCAAGGCGATTGCCATGATCTTGCTGGGCTTGTTGCTGGGCCAGATCAACACCGATGTGATCTCGGGCACGCCGCGTTTCTCCTTCGACATCCCCGAGCTGACCGATGGCCTGGGCTTTGTGGTCATCGCCATGGGCGTGTTCGGCTTCGGCGAGATCATTGCCAATCTGGGCAAGCCGGCGGAACACCGCGAGGTCTTCACCAAGGATGTGAAGGGCTTGTGGCCGACACGCCAGGACTTCGCTGATGCATGGCCGGCAGTGCTCCGTGGCACCACCTTGGGCTCCATCCTGGGTGTCTTGCCCGGTGGCGGCGCCTTGCTGGCCTCGTTCGCGGCCTACACCTTGGAGAAGAAGGTCGCTCGCAACCCGCGCGTGCCTTTCGGCAAGGGCGCGATTCAGGGTGTGGCTGGCCCCGAGTCGGCCAACAACGCCGGCGCGCAGACCAGCTTCATCCCCATGCTGACGCTTGGCATTCCGCCGAACGCCGTGATGGCCTTGATGGTGGGCGCCATGACCATCAAGGGCATCCAGCCTGGCCCCCAGGTCATGACCAGCAACCCGGAGCTGTTCTGGGGGCTGATCGCCTCGATGTGGGTTGGCAATCTGATGCTGATCGTGCTGAACCTTCCCTTGATCGGAATCTGGATCAAGCTGCTGACGGTGCCTTATCGCTTCCTGTTCCCGGCCATCGTCACCTTCTGCTGCATTGGCTCCTACACCCTGAACAACAACAACTTCGATGTGTTCGTGACGGCAGGTTTTGCTGTCGTGGGCTACATCTTCTACAAGTTGAGCTGCGAACCCGCACCCTTGCTGCTGGGCTTCATCCTCGGCCCCATGATGGAAGAGAACCTGCGCCGAGCCTTGCTGTTGTCGCGCGGTGACTGGGGCACGTTCATGACCCGCCCTCTGTCTGCCGGCCTGCTGATTGCCGCGCTGCTGATGGTGGTGGTGGTCATGCTGCCTTCCATCAAGAGCAAGCGGGAAGAGGCCTTCCAGGAAGACTGAGGAGAGCCAGTTGCGGGCCTGTGGCGCCTCGAATGAGGCGTCCAGCCGCTTCTGCCAGACACGGAAAGAGGGGGCTTCGGCCCCTTCTTGCATTTCGGCGGTAGCAACACGGCTCTGTGTAGTCGAGGGCGAGCCGCTGGGGGAGCGCGCGTCGTAAGTAGCTTGGTCGATGCTGGAGCTAGCTACCCCACATGCCGCCTGGGCCACGGCTGATCAGCGACCTTCATCGAGAAAATTGCAAAAATCTTTGCAAAGCCAAAAATTCCTGTGCTACAGTAGAGGGCTTCGCTGCACAGAAACACTCCTTCGGAAGTCAGCAAGTGGCTCGAAAGAGTTGCTTGAGTATCTGGGTGGCGAGGATCGAAGCGATTCGATGTGATTTGAGATTCAAAACAAATCTTGCAGAAATGCTTGACGAGTAGAAAGAAAATCAGTCATAATCTCGCTTCTGTGCTGTTGACGAGCTGCAAAGCAGTCGACAGGCGCAAGATTCGATGCAAGTCGGTCTTGTCAAGATGAGCTTGGCTCTCTTGGTTCTTTAAAAATTAACAGCCGATAAGCGTGGGCGTTTGAAGGTGAGTTTTGATGCTCGGTGACGAGTATCAAGTCTCTTAGACTTTAAACGCTCACGGAAATTAGATGGAATCATGTAAATGGTTTCGTCGATTCCGTTGAGTAAATCAAGATCGAACTGTAGAGTTTGATCCTGGCTCAGATTGAACGCTGGCGGCATGCCTTACACATGCAAGTCGAACGGTAACAGGTTAAGCTGACGAGTGGCGAACGGGTGAGTAATGTATCGGAACGTGCCCAGTCGTGGGGGATAACTACTCGAAAGAGTGGCTAATACCGCATACGACCTGAGGGTGAAAGCGGGGGACCGTAAGGCCTCGCGCGATTGGAGCGGCCGATATCAGATTAGCTAGTTGGTGGGGTAAAAGCCCACCAAGGCGACGATCTGTAGCTGGTCTGAGAGGACGACCAGCCACACTGGGACTGAGACACGGCCCAGACTCCTACGGGAGGCAGCAGTGGGGAATTTTGGACAATGGACGCAAGTCTGATCCAGCCATGCCGCGTGCGGGAAGAAGGCCTTCGGGTTGTAAACCGCTTTTGTCAGGGAAGAAACGAGTTTCTCTAATACAGAGACTTAATGACGGTACCTGAAGAATAAGCACCGGCTAACTACGTGCCAGCAGCCGCGGTAATACGTAGGGTGCAAGCGTTAATCGGAATTACTGGGCGTAAAGCGTGCGCAGGCGGTTATGCAAGACAGAGGTGAAATCCCCGGGCTCAACCTGGGAACTGCCTTTGTGACTGCATAGCTAGAGTACGGCAGAGGGGGATGGAATTCCGCGTGTAGCAGTGAAATGCGTAGATATGCGGAGGAACACCGATGGCGAAGGCAATCCCCTGGGCCTGTACTGACGCTCATGCACGAAAGCGTGGGGAGCAAACAGGATTAGATACCCTGGTAGTCCACGCCCTAAACGATGTCAACTGGTTGTTGGGAGGGTTTCTTCTCAGTAACGTAGCTAACGCGTGAAGTTGACCGCCTGGGGAGTACGGCCGCAAGGTTGAAACTCAAAGGAATTGACGGGGACCCGCACAAGCGGTGGATGATGTGGTTTAATTCGATGCAACGCGAAAAACCTTACCTACCCTTGACATGCCAGGAATCCTGCAGAGATGTGGGAGTGCTCGAAAGAGAACCTGGACACAGGTGCTGCATGGCCGTCGTCAGCTCGTGTCGTGAGATGTTGGGTTAAGTCCCGCAACGAGCGCAACCCTTGTCATTAGTTGCTACGAAAGGGCACTCTAATGAGACTGCCGGTGACAAACCGGAGGAAGGTGGGGATGACGTCAGGTCATCATGGCCCTTATGGGTAGGGCTACACACGTCATACAATGGCCGGTACAGAGGGCTGCCAACCCGCGAGGGGGAGCTAATCCCAGAAAACCGGTCGTAGTCCGGATCGTAGTCTGCAACTCGACTGCGTGAAGTCGGAATCGCTAGTAATCGCGGATCAGCTTGCCGCGGTGAATACGTTCCCGGGTCTTGTACACACCGCCCGTCACACCATGGGAGCGGGTTCTGCCAGAAGTAGTTAGCCTAACCGCAAGGGGGGCGATTACCACGGCAGGGTTCGTGACTGGGGTGAAGTCGTAACAAGGTAGCCGTATCGGAAGGTGCGGCTGGATCACCTCCTTTCTAGAAAATGGTCGAGCAGTTGTTTGCTGCATGCAGCAGATGACCAGCGAGATCCACATGACTCATTTTTAAGCGCCCACACTTATCGGCTGTGAATACAACATCAGAGTAATAGCGTGAGCCTGCCGAGCTGGCCTCAACAGGCGAGCGTTACTGAGAGGCAGTGCACGCAAGAAACGCGTGGGTCTGTAGCTCAGTCGGTTAGAGCACCGTCTTGATAAGGCGGGGGTCGCTGGTTCGAATCCAGCCAGACCCACCACGGATTTGAAGAGATCCCGGGGGATTAGCTCAGCTGGGAGAGCACCTGCTTTGCAAGCAGGGGGTCGTCGGTTCGATCCCGTCATCCTCCACCAATTACTCTGTGCCATGGTTGACAAACCAAAGCATCCGTTGCGCGAAGGCGTGAGCGGTTGTTCTGGTTTGTCAGTCATAAGGCTCGAAAGAGTCGGCTGTTGTTCTTTAACAATTTGTAGAGTCGAATCAGCGCTGCTAGCGGAAAGCGCCATCTCGTAAAGGGGGTGAGCGTACCGTGCCGCTAGTAGCTTTTGATTGCGTCAAACACAAGACTTCAACTGAGCAAGAAATTGTTTAGGTATGAAGAACGGCGTAACGCGTGAATACTCAATAAACGTATGGAGCTGAGAGGCTCTGTACGAGTCCTTGACGACAGTGCAGTCAGCGCTGTCAAAGTTATAGGGTCAAGTGACTAAGTGCATGTGGTGGATGCCTTGGCGATTACAGGCGACGAAGGACGTGATAGCCTGCGATAAGCTTCGGGGAGCTGGCAAATTAGCTTTGATCCGGAGATTTCCGAATGGGGAAACCCACCCCGCGAGGGGTAACTCTGACTGAATACATAGGTCATTGTGGCGAACCGGGTGAACTGAAACATCTCAGTAGCTCGAGGAAAAGACATCAACCGAGATTCCGAAAGTAGCGGCGAGCGAAATTGGAGTAGCCTTTACGTTTTAGCATCGTGTATATCAGAACGGAATGGAAAGTCCGGCCATAGCGGGTGATAGCCCCGTATGAGAAATGCTGCGGTGTGGAACTAAGCGTAAGACAAGTAGGGCGGGACACGAGAAATCCTGTCTGAATATGGGGGGACCATCCTCCAAGGCTAAATACTCGTAATCGACCGATAGTGAACTAGTACCGTGAGGGAAAGGCGAAAAGAACCCCGGGAGGGGAGTGAAATAGATCCTGAAACCGCATGCATACAAAAAGTAGGAGCCCGCAAGGGTGACTGCGTACCTTTTGTATAATGGGTCAGCGACTTACATTCAGTGGCGAGGTTAACCGAATAGGGAAGCCGTAGAGAAATCGAGTCCGAATAGGGCGAATTAGTCGCTGGGTGTAGACCCGAAACCAAGTGATCTATCCATGGCCAGGATGAAGGTACCGTAACAGGTGCTGGAGGTCCGAACCGACTAATGTTGCAAAATTAGCGGATGAGCTGTGGATAGGGGTGAAAGGCTAAACAAACTTGGAAATAGCTGGTTCTCTCCGAAAACTATTTAGGTAGTGCCTCAAGTATTACCATCGGGGGTAGAGCACTGTTATGGCTAGGGGGTCATGGCGACTTACCAAACCATTGCAAACTCCGAATACCGATGAGTACAGCTTGGGAGACAGAGCACCGGGTGCTAACGTCCGGACTCAAGAGGGAAACAACCCAGACCGCCAGCTAAGGTCCCCAAAATTGGCTAAGTGGGAAACGAAGTGGGAAGGCTAAAACAGTCAGGATGTTGGCTTAGAAGCAGCCATCATTTAAAGAAAGCGTAATAGCTCACTGATCGAGTCGTCCTGCGCGGAAGATGTAACGGGGCTAAGCCAGTTACCGAAGCTGCGGATGTGCAATTTATTGCACGTGGTAGGAGAGCGTTCTGTAAGCCTGTGAAGGTGGGTTGTGAAGCCTGCTGGAGGTATCAGAAGTGCGAATGCTGACATGAGTAGCGTTAAAGGGGGTGAAAAGCCCCCTCGCCGAAAGCGCAAGGTTTCCTACGCAACGTTCATCGGCGTAGGGTGAGTCGGCCCCTAAGGCGAGGCAGAGATGCGTAGCTGATGGGAAACAGGTAAATATTCCTGTACCGATCAATAGTGCGATGTGGGGACGGAGAAGGTTAGCTCAGCCAACTGTTGGAATAGTTGGTTCAAGCGTGTAGTCGTGCTCTTTAGGCAAATCCGGAGAGCTTAGATGAGGCGTGATAACGAGTCTGCTTGCAGACGAAGTGAGTGATACCCTGCTTCCAGGAAAAGCCACTAAGCTTCAGCTATTGACGACCGTACCGCAAACCGACACTGGTGCGCGAGATGAGTATTCTAAGGCGCTTGAGAGAACTCTGGAGAAGGAACTCGGCAAATTGACACCGTAACTTCGGAAGAAGGTGTGCCTCTAGTATGTGTAGAGATTTACTCTCGAAGCAGAATGGGGCCGCAGAGAATCGGTGGCTGCAACTGTTTATTAAAAACACAGCACTCTGCAAAGACGAAAGTCGACGTATAGGGTGTGACTCCTGCCCGGTGCTGGAAGATTAAATGATGGGGTGCAAGCTCTTGACTGAAGTCCCAGTAAACGGCGGCCGTAACTATAACGGTCCTAAGGTAGCGAAATTCCTTGTCGGGTAAGTTCCGACCTGCACGAATGGAGTAATGATGGCCACACTGTCTCCTCCAGAGACTCAGCGAAGT
It includes:
- a CDS encoding tripartite tricarboxylate transporter TctB family protein; translated protein: MKIKSQRDFWSGLMFVLVGVVFAWASTEYNFGSSARPGPGYFPFGLGVLLALLGGLVLFKALTLESEGGDPIGPVAWRPLLVITAAIVLFGLALPRLGLLMTLPLVIVLAAAAGDEFSWKDALLSTVILTVGSWVIFVWGLKLVIPVWPTIFGN
- a CDS encoding GspE/PulE family protein, with translation MNAKPKTSASASASIASSSASSCNTPAAAGGSSGEGRLEWRTLLHWLQEDGLIDEAQVLRTEGRFAAGDSSLHPLVRLGHGGLTRSNTGKPLDVDALSEWLAERAKLPYLRIDPLKVDVGRVSDVMSVGYAEAKRCLPLLVGVTEVTIATSEPFDTGWVAQIEAHVRKPIKLVVANPLEIARYTTEFFTLARSVRAAAKAGESSQVASFEQLVELGRSNKQLDANDQGVVQVVDWLWQYAFDQRASDIHLEPRREMGVIRFRIDGVLHTVYQLPPTVMSAMTSRIKLLGRMDVVERRRPLDGRIKTRNPAGDEVEMRLSTLPTAFGEKMVMRIFDPDTAVKDLSMLGFSSHDSERWEKLVTQAHGIILVTGPTGSGKTTTLYSTLKRLATDEVNVCTIEDPIEMIEPAFNQTQVQTALDFGFAEGLRALMRQDPDIIMVGEIRDLATAEMAIQAALTGHLVFSTLHTNDAAAAITRLTDLGVPSYLISATVIGVLAQRLVRTLCNHCKVPDPSVTRDTLNDMLKHWRMNGGVKPYKPVGCLECRNTGYRGRAGLYELLTVGETVKSHLHPTPDISALRRQAMQEGLRPLRLAGAMKVAEGVTTLEEILRSTPQWQT
- a CDS encoding tripartite tricarboxylate transporter permease; the protein is MDLLNNLALGFHTALTLQNLLYAFGGALLGTLIGVLPGLGPVATIAMLLPSIYALDATPALIMLAGIYYGAQYGGSTTAILINVPGESSSVVTAIDGYQMARQGRAGAALAAAGLGSFFAGCVGTIIIAAFAPPLTELAFKFGPAEYFSLMVLGLIGAVVLASGSLIKAIAMILLGLLLGQINTDVISGTPRFSFDIPELTDGLGFVVIAMGVFGFGEIIANLGKPAEHREVFTKDVKGLWPTRQDFADAWPAVLRGTTLGSILGVLPGGGALLASFAAYTLEKKVARNPRVPFGKGAIQGVAGPESANNAGAQTSFIPMLTLGIPPNAVMALMVGAMTIKGIQPGPQVMTSNPELFWGLIASMWVGNLMLIVLNLPLIGIWIKLLTVPYRFLFPAIVTFCCIGSYTLNNNNFDVFVTAGFAVVGYIFYKLSCEPAPLLLGFILGPMMEENLRRALLLSRGDWGTFMTRPLSAGLLIAALLMVVVVMLPSIKSKREEAFQED